A genome region from Arthrobacter agilis includes the following:
- the argF gene encoding ornithine carbamoyltransferase yields MTRHFLVDTDLSPAEQAEVLDLAAELKAKPYSHAPYAAEGAGRRTVAVIFDKTSTRTRVSFAAGIADLGGVPLIIGAGDSQLGHKESITDTAKVLERMVATIVWRTYAQAGLEEMAAASSVPVINALSDDYHPCQLLADLLTIREHKGTLAGLTMTYLGDSANNMANSYLLAGATAGMHVRIAGPEGYLPDPAVVGAAEQRAAETGGSVLVTTDAVAALAGADVVATDTWVSMGQEDEKAARQELFRAYAVDAAAMVHAAPDAVVLHCLPAYRGYEISADVIDGPQSLVWDEAENRLHAQKALMTWLVARSGTPGTTGSPS; encoded by the coding sequence ATGACGCGCCACTTCCTCGTCGATACGGACCTCTCGCCCGCCGAGCAGGCGGAGGTCCTCGACCTCGCCGCGGAACTCAAGGCGAAGCCCTACTCCCACGCCCCCTACGCGGCCGAGGGGGCGGGCCGCAGGACCGTCGCCGTCATCTTCGACAAGACCTCCACGCGCACCCGCGTGTCCTTCGCCGCCGGGATCGCGGACCTGGGCGGAGTGCCGCTCATCATCGGGGCGGGCGACTCCCAGCTCGGCCACAAGGAATCCATCACCGACACCGCCAAGGTGCTCGAGCGGATGGTCGCGACGATCGTCTGGCGCACCTACGCCCAGGCTGGCCTCGAGGAGATGGCGGCCGCGTCGAGCGTCCCCGTCATCAACGCCCTCTCCGACGACTACCACCCGTGCCAGCTGCTGGCGGACCTCCTCACCATCCGCGAGCACAAGGGCACCCTCGCCGGGCTGACCATGACCTACCTCGGGGACAGCGCCAACAACATGGCCAACTCCTACCTCCTCGCCGGTGCCACCGCCGGCATGCACGTCCGGATCGCGGGGCCGGAGGGCTACCTCCCCGACCCCGCGGTCGTGGGCGCGGCGGAGCAGCGCGCCGCCGAGACCGGCGGGTCGGTCCTCGTGACCACGGATGCCGTCGCCGCGCTCGCGGGTGCGGACGTCGTCGCCACGGACACGTGGGTGTCCATGGGGCAGGAGGACGAGAAGGCCGCGCGGCAGGAGCTCTTCCGCGCGTACGCCGTCGACGCGGCGGCCATGGTGCACGCCGCCCCCGACGCCGTCGTGCTCCACTGCCTGCCCGCCTACCGCGGGTACGAGATCAGCGCCGACGTCATCGACGGCCCGCAGTCCCTGGTCTGGGACGAGGCGGAGAACCGGCTGCACGCCCAGAAGGCGCTCATGACCTGGCTGGTCGCGCGATCGGGGACGCCGGGGACGACGGGGAGCCCCTCGTGA
- the argC gene encoding N-acetyl-gamma-glutamyl-phosphate reductase: MTFTAAVSGASGYAGGELLRLLANHPDIEIGAITAHSNAGSTLGELQPHLHSLADRVLQDTTPEVLAGHDVVFLALPHGASAEIAAQLSPGTLVIDAGADHRLQDPAAWEKFYGSAHAGTWPYGLPELPGHRADLAGARRIAVPGCYPTSVLLALAPGFAAGLLEPDDVVVVSASGTSGAGKAAKPGLIGSEVMGGMSPYGVGGGHRHTPEMEQGLGLAAGEPVSLSFTPTLAPMARGILTTATARVKPGVGYAQLRAAWEAAYADEPFVRVLPEGQWPATKSVLGSNHAALQLAFDDHAGRVIVSSVIDNLTKGTAGGAVQSMNIALGLDETAGLTIQGIAP; this comes from the coding sequence ATGACGTTCACCGCAGCGGTTTCAGGGGCCAGTGGCTATGCCGGAGGGGAGCTCCTGCGCCTCCTGGCGAACCACCCCGACATCGAGATCGGAGCGATCACGGCGCACAGCAACGCCGGATCGACCCTCGGCGAGCTGCAGCCCCACCTGCACTCCCTCGCCGACCGCGTGCTCCAGGACACCACGCCCGAGGTGCTCGCGGGACACGACGTCGTCTTCCTCGCACTGCCGCACGGCGCCAGCGCCGAGATCGCCGCGCAGCTGTCGCCCGGGACGCTGGTCATCGACGCCGGGGCCGACCACCGGCTGCAGGACCCGGCCGCGTGGGAGAAGTTCTACGGGTCGGCACACGCCGGCACCTGGCCCTACGGGCTACCCGAACTTCCCGGCCACCGGGCGGACCTCGCAGGGGCACGCCGCATCGCCGTCCCGGGCTGCTATCCCACGAGCGTATTGCTCGCACTCGCCCCCGGTTTCGCCGCCGGCCTTTTGGAGCCCGACGACGTCGTCGTCGTCTCCGCCTCCGGCACCTCCGGCGCGGGCAAGGCGGCCAAGCCCGGCCTCATCGGCTCCGAGGTCATGGGCGGCATGAGCCCCTACGGCGTGGGCGGCGGGCACCGCCACACCCCCGAGATGGAGCAGGGCCTCGGCCTCGCGGCCGGCGAGCCCGTCTCGCTGTCCTTCACCCCCACCCTCGCGCCCATGGCCCGCGGCATCCTGACGACGGCGACCGCGCGGGTGAAGCCGGGCGTCGGGTACGCGCAGCTGCGCGCCGCATGGGAGGCGGCCTACGCGGACGAGCCGTTCGTCCGGGTCCTGCCCGAGGGCCAGTGGCCCGCCACGAAATCGGTGCTCGGCAGCAACCATGCCGCCCTGCAGCTCGCCTTCGACGACCACGCGGGCCGCGTGATCGTCAGCAGCGTCATCGACAACCTCACCAAGGGGACCGCCGGCGGCGCCGTGCAGTCCATGAACATCGCCCTCGGCCTCGACGAGACCGCGGGCCTGACCATCCAGGGGATCGCACCATGA
- a CDS encoding quinone oxidoreductase family protein — translation MPSAIVVTAPGGPDVLTLATVDRPDPGPGRLLVKVAAAGVNFIETYQRSGVYAIEYPFTPGAEAAGTVEALGEGVTGFAVGDRVAFAEGTGTYAEYALVDADRALPVPDGVDLETAAALPLQGMTAHYLITSTFPVEAGHTVLVHAGAGGVGLLLIQLLKAKGARVITTVSTPEKEELARGAGADEVLRYEGFADAVRTSTGGTGVDVVFDGVGRDTFDESLRSLRIRGTLVLFGAASGPVPPFDVQRLNSGGSLFVTRPTLAHYLLTPEERRWRSEELFGAVAAGQLDVRIGARYALADAARAHEDLQARRTTGKVLLIP, via the coding sequence ATGCCCTCAGCCATCGTCGTCACCGCCCCCGGCGGACCGGACGTCCTCACCCTTGCGACAGTCGATCGCCCCGACCCGGGGCCGGGCCGGCTCCTGGTGAAGGTGGCGGCCGCCGGGGTCAACTTCATCGAGACCTACCAGCGCAGCGGCGTCTACGCCATCGAGTACCCGTTCACGCCGGGCGCCGAGGCGGCCGGGACCGTGGAGGCCCTCGGTGAGGGCGTGACCGGCTTCGCCGTGGGTGACCGGGTGGCCTTCGCCGAGGGCACGGGCACCTACGCCGAGTACGCGCTCGTCGACGCCGACCGCGCCCTCCCCGTGCCCGACGGCGTGGACCTCGAGACCGCGGCGGCCCTCCCCCTGCAGGGGATGACCGCCCACTACCTCATCACGTCGACGTTCCCCGTCGAGGCAGGTCACACGGTCCTCGTCCACGCCGGGGCCGGCGGGGTGGGCCTGCTGCTGATCCAGCTGCTCAAGGCGAAGGGCGCGCGCGTGATCACCACGGTGTCCACGCCGGAGAAGGAGGAGCTCGCCCGCGGCGCGGGCGCGGACGAGGTCCTGCGGTACGAGGGCTTCGCCGACGCGGTGAGGACCTCGACCGGCGGGACGGGGGTCGACGTCGTGTTCGACGGCGTCGGCAGGGACACGTTCGACGAATCGCTGCGCTCGCTGCGGATCCGGGGCACGCTGGTGCTCTTCGGCGCCGCGTCCGGGCCGGTGCCCCCGTTCGACGTGCAGCGCCTCAACAGCGGCGGCTCGCTCTTCGTGACCCGTCCCACGCTCGCCCACTACCTGCTCACCCCCGAGGAGCGGCGGTGGCGGTCCGAGGAACTCTTCGGTGCCGTCGCGGCGGGCCAGCTCGACGTGCGGATCGGCGCCCGGTATGCGCTGGCCGACGCGGCCAGGGCCCACGAGGATCTCCAGGCGCGGCGGACCACCGGCAAGGTGCTGCTGATCCCCTGA
- the argJ gene encoding bifunctional glutamate N-acetyltransferase/amino-acid acetyltransferase ArgJ gives MSITYPGGFRAAGVAAGLKSTGKPDVALVVNDGPLHNAAAVFTSNRVAAAPVLWSRQVVSDGRVDAVVLNSGGANACTGAEGFQNTHRTAEVAAGLLGVSATDVFVCSTGLIGEQLPMDKLLAGVADAVGSLGRGGGPTAAEAIRTTDTVSKEARYPATADSASEGYAIGGMAKGAGMLAPGLATMLVVLTTDAALDAAALDAALREATRVSFDRTDADGCMSTNDTVVLLASGSAGVAPDQTQFTEALTQVCLDLAAQLIHDAEGASHTIAVTTVNAASERDAEVVSRAVARSNLFKTAIFGNDPNWGRVLAAVGTTDAVFEPEQLNVSMNGVQICRDGGIGESRDLVDLTAHDVTVEIDLAAGTASATIWTNDLTHEYVHENSAYSS, from the coding sequence ATGAGCATCACCTATCCGGGCGGGTTCCGCGCCGCGGGTGTCGCCGCCGGCCTCAAGAGCACCGGCAAGCCCGACGTCGCGCTCGTCGTCAACGACGGTCCCCTGCACAACGCGGCCGCCGTCTTCACCTCCAACCGCGTGGCGGCAGCGCCCGTGCTGTGGTCGCGCCAGGTCGTGTCCGACGGACGCGTGGACGCCGTCGTCCTCAACTCCGGAGGAGCCAACGCGTGCACCGGAGCAGAGGGGTTCCAGAACACCCACCGGACGGCGGAGGTCGCCGCCGGGCTGCTCGGCGTCTCGGCGACCGACGTGTTCGTCTGCTCCACGGGCCTGATCGGTGAACAGCTCCCCATGGACAAGCTCCTCGCGGGGGTGGCCGACGCGGTCGGATCACTCGGCAGGGGAGGCGGACCCACAGCTGCCGAGGCGATCAGGACCACCGACACCGTGTCCAAGGAGGCGCGGTACCCGGCCACCGCCGACTCCGCGAGCGAGGGATACGCCATCGGTGGCATGGCCAAGGGGGCCGGCATGCTCGCACCGGGTCTCGCCACCATGCTCGTGGTCCTCACGACGGACGCGGCGCTGGACGCCGCCGCCCTCGACGCCGCCCTGCGGGAAGCCACCCGCGTGAGCTTCGACAGGACCGACGCCGACGGCTGCATGTCGACGAACGACACCGTCGTCCTCCTCGCGTCCGGCTCCGCGGGTGTCGCCCCGGACCAGACCCAGTTCACGGAGGCGCTCACGCAGGTGTGCCTCGACCTCGCCGCGCAGCTCATCCACGACGCCGAGGGCGCGAGCCACACCATCGCCGTGACCACCGTGAACGCCGCCTCCGAGCGCGATGCCGAGGTGGTCTCCCGCGCCGTCGCCCGCTCCAACCTCTTCAAGACCGCGATCTTCGGCAACGACCCGAACTGGGGCCGGGTGCTGGCGGCGGTCGGGACCACGGACGCCGTGTTCGAGCCCGAGCAGCTCAACGTGTCCATGAACGGCGTGCAGATCTGCCGGGACGGCGGCATCGGGGAGTCGCGGGACCTCGTGGACCTCACGGCACACGATGTCACGGTCGAGATCGACCTCGCCGCCGGGACGGCGAGCGCGACCATCTGGACGAACGACCTCACGCACGAGTACGTGCACGAGAACTCCGCGTACTCGAGCTGA
- the argB gene encoding acetylglutamate kinase, whose product MTDVRPTEAGPSASTLRAQDKAATLMEALPWIQRFAGTTMVVKYGGNAMVDDAMRRAFAEDIVFLHHVGIRPVVVHGGGPQINAMLEKLGIESEFKGGLRVTTPEAMDVVRMVLTGQVGRELVGLINSHGPYAVGLSGEDGGLLRAVRTGTVVDGEPVDLGLVGEVTAVHPGAILDILQAGRIPVISTVAPEYDDDGDATQQVLNVNADSAAAALAAALGASKLVILTDVEGLYAAWPDRSSLISSLSASQLRELLPSLQSGMIPKMKACLQAVDAGVERAHIVDGRLAHSMLLETFTTAGIGTQVVPDTDTDTATDTDTATAGAPS is encoded by the coding sequence ATGACAGACGTCCGACCGACCGAGGCGGGACCGTCGGCCTCGACGCTGCGGGCCCAGGACAAGGCCGCCACCCTGATGGAAGCCCTGCCGTGGATCCAGCGGTTCGCCGGTACCACCATGGTCGTCAAGTACGGCGGCAACGCGATGGTGGACGACGCCATGCGGCGCGCCTTCGCGGAGGACATCGTCTTCCTGCACCACGTCGGCATCCGTCCCGTCGTCGTCCACGGGGGAGGGCCGCAGATCAACGCGATGCTGGAGAAACTGGGCATCGAGTCCGAGTTCAAGGGCGGTCTGCGCGTCACGACCCCCGAGGCGATGGACGTGGTGCGGATGGTCCTCACCGGGCAGGTGGGCCGCGAACTGGTGGGCCTCATCAATTCGCACGGTCCCTACGCGGTCGGGCTGTCGGGGGAGGACGGCGGACTGCTCCGCGCGGTCCGCACCGGCACCGTCGTCGACGGCGAGCCCGTGGACCTCGGGCTCGTCGGCGAGGTGACCGCCGTGCACCCGGGGGCGATCCTCGACATCCTGCAGGCAGGGCGCATCCCCGTCATCTCCACCGTCGCCCCCGAGTACGACGACGACGGCGACGCCACCCAGCAGGTGCTCAACGTCAACGCCGACTCGGCGGCCGCGGCGCTCGCCGCGGCCCTCGGAGCGTCGAAGCTCGTGATCCTCACCGACGTCGAGGGCCTCTACGCCGCCTGGCCGGACCGCAGCTCCCTCATCTCCTCCCTCTCCGCCTCCCAACTGCGTGAACTCCTGCCCAGCCTGCAGTCCGGCATGATCCCCAAGATGAAGGCCTGCCTGCAGGCCGTCGACGCCGGCGTCGAGCGCGCGCACATCGTGGACGGGCGCCTGGCCCACTCGATGCTGCTGGAGACCTTCACCACCGCGGGCATCGGCACACAGGTCGTCCCGGACACCGACACCGACACGGCCACCGACACCGACACCGCCACGGCAGGAGCACCCTCATGA
- a CDS encoding argininosuccinate synthase, whose product MTERIVLAYSGGLDTSVAIGWIAEATGAEVIAVAVDVGQGGESLETIRQRALGCGAVEAYVADAREEFATDYCMPALKANALYMDAYPLVSALSRPVIVKHLVAAAREFGATTVSHGCTGKGNDQVRFEVGIQTLGPDLKCIAPVRDLALTRDKAIAFAEEKGLPIETTKKNPFSIDQNVWGRAVETGFLEDIWNGPTKDVYDYTASPEFPPAVDEVTISFREGVPVAIDGHAVTPLQAIEELNRRAGAQGIGRIDIVEDRLVGIKSREIYEAPGAMALIAAHRELENVTIEREQARFKKTVDQRWTELVYDGQWFSPLKRSLDTFVDDTQKYVTGDIRMDLHGGRATVTGRRSDVALYDFNLATYDSGDTFDQSMARGFIEIFGLSSKVASSRDQRAGA is encoded by the coding sequence GTGACAGAACGCATCGTCCTCGCCTACTCCGGCGGACTCGACACCTCCGTCGCCATCGGCTGGATCGCGGAAGCCACCGGGGCCGAGGTGATCGCGGTGGCCGTCGACGTCGGACAGGGCGGAGAATCCCTCGAGACCATCCGCCAGCGCGCACTCGGCTGCGGAGCCGTCGAGGCGTACGTGGCCGACGCCCGCGAGGAGTTCGCCACCGACTACTGCATGCCCGCCCTGAAGGCCAACGCCCTCTACATGGACGCCTACCCGCTCGTCTCGGCCCTGTCCCGTCCGGTCATCGTCAAGCACCTCGTCGCCGCCGCGCGCGAGTTCGGCGCGACGACGGTGTCCCACGGCTGCACGGGCAAGGGCAACGATCAGGTGCGCTTCGAGGTGGGCATCCAGACCCTGGGCCCCGACCTGAAGTGCATCGCCCCCGTCCGGGACCTGGCCCTCACCCGCGACAAGGCGATCGCCTTCGCCGAGGAGAAGGGACTGCCGATCGAGACCACCAAGAAGAACCCGTTCTCCATCGACCAGAACGTGTGGGGCCGTGCCGTCGAGACGGGCTTCCTCGAGGACATCTGGAACGGTCCCACCAAGGACGTCTACGACTACACGGCGTCGCCGGAGTTCCCGCCCGCCGTGGACGAGGTCACCATCTCCTTCCGGGAGGGCGTCCCCGTGGCGATCGACGGCCACGCCGTCACCCCGCTGCAGGCCATCGAGGAGCTCAACCGCCGTGCGGGTGCCCAGGGCATCGGCCGCATCGACATCGTCGAGGACCGCCTGGTCGGCATCAAGAGCCGCGAGATCTACGAGGCCCCCGGCGCCATGGCCCTCATCGCCGCGCACCGCGAACTCGAGAACGTGACCATCGAGCGCGAGCAGGCCCGCTTCAAGAAGACCGTCGACCAGCGCTGGACCGAGCTCGTGTACGACGGCCAGTGGTTCTCCCCGCTGAAGCGCTCGCTGGACACCTTCGTGGACGACACGCAGAAGTACGTGACGGGGGACATCCGCATGGACCTCCACGGGGGCCGCGCCACCGTCACCGGCCGCCGCTCGGACGTCGCCCTCTACGACTTCAACCTCGCGACCTACGACTCCGGCGACACCTTCGACCAGTCGATGGCCCGTGGGTTCATCGAGATCTTCGGCCTGTCCTCGAAGGTGGCATCGAGCCGGGACCAGCGGGCGGGCGCCTGA
- a CDS encoding arginine repressor, translated as MTVQRDSARPTTKTARHARITDLLTAQSVRSQVELATLLAADGVQVNQGTLSRDLVELGVVRVRGADGALIYAVPVEGGGRHVQTAVSQEILDARLAKLCNELLVTAESSGNIVILRTPPGAANFLALAIDHSVMPSILGTIAGDDTVMLVSREPDGGAAVAERFLGLAQEPQGPAEPS; from the coding sequence GTGACCGTGCAGCGCGACTCGGCCCGTCCCACCACGAAGACCGCCCGGCACGCCCGGATCACGGACCTGCTCACGGCGCAGTCCGTCCGCTCGCAGGTCGAACTGGCCACGCTCCTCGCGGCGGACGGTGTGCAGGTCAACCAGGGGACGCTCTCGCGGGACCTCGTGGAGCTCGGCGTCGTCCGCGTCCGCGGTGCCGACGGCGCCCTGATCTACGCGGTCCCGGTGGAGGGCGGAGGACGCCACGTGCAGACTGCCGTCTCCCAGGAGATCCTCGATGCGCGGCTGGCGAAACTGTGCAACGAGCTGCTCGTGACCGCCGAGTCCTCGGGCAACATCGTCATCCTGCGCACTCCGCCGGGAGCGGCGAACTTCCTCGCCCTGGCCATCGACCACTCCGTGATGCCCTCGATCCTCGGGACCATCGCGGGCGACGACACCGTGATGCTCGTGAGCCGCGAACCCGACGGCGGCGCCGCCGTCGCCGAGCGGTTCCTCGGCCTCGCGCAGGAACCGCAGGGGCCCGCCGAGCCGTCCTGA
- a CDS encoding SGNH/GDSL hydrolase family protein yields the protein MTSLALAWGILLAGAAFAPPVQAAVAPPTAVPALMVAGYSVDGATYSKWNVNRARLGNPISSKSCDATSCSQRFQKGHILWTQRTGAQMVLNYAIGARYSAAGWTRGYLGFPTGDEFGLTVRGGAVQNFQNGYVYWSPATGARVVTGAIKGYYAANRYERGFLGYPRSEEAAVRNGVRQDFEGGRVYWSGSTGTVSTTGGHIQTYYENKGGPESYLGMPAGPKTAWQGGYYQRFQGGVITWAQTTGPKSIDAGHFAAWSGDFGRYGWPTADTWKDAAGTHTQFEKGIITTGAPPVAAPGGPVYPFTGVTATEASVVLYGDSQLDGDSWSEQGARAMGFTDQAAHLAYGGMGYSTFSSWSGGTGWTAVEQGLLPFPGGTPGLVLVSMGGNDATTLKSDAQVIADSSALWAKLKLMYPQSRIVINGVMSRSDPSHDRRRHIDAVLAANAARQGVTFISVAGLASDANAQYLDSVHMSQAGHNAVAPLYTAKLAAALGR from the coding sequence GTGACCTCGTTGGCGCTGGCCTGGGGGATCCTGCTCGCCGGGGCCGCGTTCGCGCCGCCCGTGCAGGCGGCTGTCGCGCCCCCAACTGCCGTGCCGGCGCTCATGGTCGCCGGCTACAGCGTCGACGGCGCGACCTACAGCAAGTGGAACGTCAACCGCGCCCGTCTCGGCAATCCGATCAGCAGCAAGAGCTGCGACGCCACCAGTTGCTCGCAGCGCTTCCAGAAGGGCCACATCCTCTGGACCCAGCGGACCGGCGCCCAGATGGTGCTCAACTACGCCATCGGTGCCAGGTATTCGGCCGCCGGCTGGACCAGGGGCTATCTCGGGTTCCCCACCGGCGATGAATTCGGACTCACGGTCCGCGGTGGAGCGGTCCAGAACTTCCAGAACGGCTACGTCTACTGGTCGCCCGCGACGGGCGCCCGCGTCGTCACCGGAGCCATCAAGGGCTACTACGCCGCCAACCGGTACGAGCGCGGTTTCCTCGGCTACCCCAGGTCCGAGGAAGCCGCCGTCCGGAACGGCGTCCGGCAGGACTTCGAGGGCGGGAGGGTGTACTGGTCGGGCTCCACCGGGACGGTGTCCACCACGGGCGGACACATCCAGACCTACTACGAGAACAAGGGCGGCCCGGAGTCCTACCTGGGCATGCCGGCGGGCCCGAAGACCGCCTGGCAGGGCGGGTACTACCAGCGCTTCCAGGGCGGCGTGATCACCTGGGCGCAGACCACCGGCCCCAAGAGTATCGACGCCGGCCACTTCGCCGCCTGGAGCGGTGACTTCGGCCGGTACGGCTGGCCGACGGCGGACACCTGGAAGGATGCCGCCGGTACGCACACCCAGTTCGAGAAGGGCATCATCACCACGGGGGCGCCTCCGGTCGCCGCGCCGGGTGGACCCGTCTACCCGTTCACCGGGGTCACGGCCACCGAGGCGTCGGTGGTGCTCTACGGCGATTCGCAGCTCGACGGCGACTCCTGGAGCGAGCAGGGCGCGCGTGCCATGGGCTTCACCGACCAGGCGGCGCACCTGGCCTACGGCGGGATGGGCTACTCCACCTTCAGTTCCTGGTCCGGCGGGACCGGCTGGACGGCGGTCGAGCAGGGACTGCTTCCCTTCCCGGGTGGAACGCCTGGCCTGGTCCTGGTCTCCATGGGCGGCAACGATGCGACGACGCTCAAAAGTGACGCGCAGGTCATCGCCGACAGTTCGGCACTGTGGGCCAAGCTGAAACTCATGTATCCGCAGAGCCGGATCGTCATCAACGGCGTGATGTCCCGCAGCGATCCCTCGCACGACCGGCGCCGCCACATCGACGCGGTACTGGCGGCCAATGCGGCGAGGCAGGGCGTCACGTTCATCTCCGTGGCGGGCCTCGCCAGCGATGCCAATGCCCAGTACCTGGACAGCGTCCACATGTCGCAGGCCGGGCACAACGCGGTCGCCCCGCTCTACACCGCGAAGCTGGCGGCCGCACTGGGCAGGTGA
- a CDS encoding acetylornithine transaminase: MTDTGTATPADALPGTASGADWLARYNGALLGVFGTPQRVLVRGSGCTVWDADGNEYLDLLAGIAVNALGHAHPFVTSVVSAQLATLGHISNFFTSPTQVALAEKLLELSEAPAGSRVFFTNSGAEALEAAVKLARRNSTPERHRILALDGAFHGRTMGALALTSKTAYRAPFEPLPGGVEHIPFDDVDALRAAMDDSVAALVLEPIQGEAGVRPLSPEYLRAARELTREHGALLILDEVQSGIARTGRWFAHQWVDGVVPDAMTLAKGLGGGFPVGALVTFGEDVSALLSAGQHGTTFGGNPVATAAGLATLHTLESSGALQHVADVGAFFREHLAAVQGVTAVRGAGLLIGFDLDGEYAPAAVQAALAAGFIINATGPGTIRLAPPLILTREQAASFLDALPSILTTAREALS, translated from the coding sequence ATGACCGACACCGGAACCGCGACCCCGGCCGACGCGCTCCCGGGCACGGCCTCGGGCGCCGACTGGCTCGCCCGGTACAACGGGGCGCTGCTGGGCGTGTTCGGCACGCCGCAGCGCGTCCTCGTGCGCGGCTCGGGCTGCACGGTGTGGGACGCCGACGGCAACGAGTACCTCGACCTGCTCGCAGGGATCGCCGTGAACGCCCTCGGCCACGCACACCCCTTCGTCACGTCCGTCGTCTCGGCCCAGCTCGCGACCCTCGGCCACATCTCGAACTTCTTCACGAGCCCCACGCAGGTGGCGCTCGCGGAGAAGCTGCTCGAGCTCTCCGAGGCGCCCGCCGGTTCGCGCGTCTTCTTCACCAACTCCGGCGCCGAGGCCCTCGAGGCCGCGGTGAAGCTGGCGCGCCGCAACAGCACGCCGGAGCGCCACCGCATCCTCGCCCTCGACGGTGCCTTCCACGGCAGGACGATGGGAGCGCTCGCCCTCACCTCGAAGACGGCCTACCGTGCACCGTTCGAGCCGCTGCCGGGGGGCGTGGAGCACATCCCGTTCGACGACGTCGATGCCCTGCGCGCCGCCATGGACGACTCGGTGGCGGCCCTGGTGCTCGAACCGATCCAGGGCGAGGCCGGCGTCCGTCCGCTCTCACCGGAGTACCTCCGCGCCGCCCGCGAACTGACCCGCGAGCACGGGGCCCTCCTGATCCTCGACGAGGTCCAGTCGGGCATCGCGCGGACGGGCCGCTGGTTCGCCCACCAGTGGGTCGACGGCGTGGTCCCGGACGCCATGACCCTCGCCAAGGGCCTCGGCGGCGGCTTCCCCGTCGGCGCCCTCGTCACCTTCGGCGAGGACGTCTCGGCGCTTCTCTCGGCGGGCCAGCACGGCACCACCTTCGGCGGCAACCCGGTCGCCACGGCGGCAGGACTGGCGACCCTCCATACGCTCGAATCATCCGGTGCGCTGCAGCACGTGGCCGACGTCGGCGCCTTTTTTCGGGAGCACCTCGCCGCCGTGCAGGGTGTCACGGCGGTGCGGGGTGCGGGCCTGCTCATCGGGTTCGACCTCGACGGCGAGTACGCCCCGGCAGCGGTGCAGGCCGCTCTCGCTGCAGGGTTCATCATCAACGCGACCGGCCCCGGCACCATCCGCCTCGCACCTCCGCTGATCCTCACGCGGGAGCAGGCGGCGAGCTTCCTCGACGCCCTGCCCTCGATCCTCACGACTGCCCGGGAGGCACTCTCATGA